The window GGCGGCCTGCCGGCGGGTGAGTCCGTGCGCCATGAGACGAGCCTCCTTCGATGACTGAATTTCTCTTCAGTTATATTTGACCATGAATGGACCGGTTTTGTCAAGCCCCCATTCATTTTGGCTTGTTGCCGGATGCCTCGCCGCATGCGATCGGGATCCGCCGGTCAGGTGTACTGCAAACGGTACAGCGTGTAATAAAGTCCGCGGCGGGCGAGAAGTTCCTGGTGGGAGCCGATTTCCCGGATTTCGCCGTGGTGCATGACGGCGATGCGTCCGGCATGTTGAATGGTAGACAGCCGGTGCGCGATGACGATGCAGGTGCGGTTTTGCATCAGTTTTGCAATGGCGTCCTGGATAAGCGCCTCGGTCTCCGTGTCCACGTTCGATGTCGCCTCGTCCAGGACGAGGATGCGCGGGTCGTGCGCAAGGGCGCGCGCAAAGGCGAGCAGTTGCCGTTGGCCGGTCGAGAGGTTGCAGCCACGTTCCCCGACGTTGTATTCGTAGCCGCCGGGCAGTTTTTCGATGAACGGCGCCGCGTTGACATAGTCCGCGCAGGCGCGGATGCGCGCATCGTCAATGTCGGGATTGCCCAGCCGAATGTTGTGCGCGATCGAACCGGAGAACAGAAAGACGTCCTGCAGCACGACGCCGATCTGTCTGCGCAAAGGAATCCTCGCATAATCGCGCACGTCGAGTCCGTCAATAAGGACGCGTCCCCGCTGGACATCATAGAACCGGCTCAGCAAGTTTGTAAACGTGGTTTTGCCGGCGCCGGTGTGGCCCACGATGGCGAGGCGTTCGCCGGGGGCTATGGCAAGATTGATGTCCTTGAGAACCCATTGATTGTCATCGTATGCGAACCACACCCGATCGAACTCGACACGCCCCTCGATTCGATCAATCGTCATGGCGCCGGGTTTGTCAATCAGGTCTTCCGGCGTGTCGAGCAATCCGAACACGCGTTCGGAGGACGCCATGGCTTCGAGCAGGAGGTTGTAGCGGTCCGCAAGCGCGCGAATGGGGCCATAGAGACGCTCGGACCACTGCACATAGGCGAAAAACATGCCGATGTCGGCGGGTCCGCCCAGCAACTGCTGCGCCGCGAGAATCTGGCTGCCGCCGTACAGGACAATCAGGGCCAGCGAAAGGGTTCCGAGGAAATCAACCACGGGAAAGTAATAGGCGTAGTAGCGAATCTGGCGGAGCCATTCGTCTCGATGATCCTTGTTGCGGCGATCGTATTCGTCGAAACGGGCTTTTTCACGGACAAAGGCCTGGACGATGCGCATGCCGCCGATGCTTTCCTGCATGTGCGCATTGAGACGCGCGATCCGTTTGCGGATTTCGAGGTACGAGGCTTGGGCGTATTTGCGAAACACGGCACTGGAGACAAACACGGCAGGAAGCGGCGCGAGCGCGATGATCGTCAATTGCCAGTTGTTCCATGCCATGAATCCAAGGACGACGAAGAAAACGAAGAGGTCGCTTACGACCTGCACGACGCCGCTCACGATGGTTTCCTGCAACTTTTCGACATCATTGGTGACGCGCGTGATCAGGCGGCCCAGCGGATTGCGGTCCATGAAGCGCAACGACATCCGGTTCAAATGCGTGAAGACATCCATGCGCATCCGGAGCATCGCCCGCTGGCCGACGTGGGCCACGATCAGCATCTGGCCGTAATGCGCTGCGGCTTCGACGAGGAGCAACAACGCCGTTGCGGCGATCAACAGGAGCAACCGCGAACGATCATGGGCTTCCCGCGCCGCTAATTCCGGGAATGCCGCGGGCGCCGTTACGGCGTCCCCGGAATGCGACAACGCCAGACGTTCGGGACTGTTGATGTACCATGCAATGGCCTTCCAGTTGAGCCAGGGCACAATGCTGCCGAGCAGCGCCGTGAGCAGGAGCAGCATGGTCGCGAGGATCAGGAGCCGGCGGTAGGGGCGGGCGTAGCCGAGCAGGCGCCGCATCAAGCCGGCGTCGTACGGACGCGTCTCCAGTTCATCGCCGATGTGATAGCCTTCGCTCACGCTTTTTCCAGTTCCTCTTCGAGCAGTTGATGTTCGTACATGCGGGCATAAAGTCCTCCCCGCGAGGCAAGATCGCCATGCGTGCCGCGTTCGACGATCCGTCCCCCGTCAATCACAAGGATCAGGTCCGCGTGGCGAATCGTCGAGATTCGGTGCGAAATGATCAGGCTGGTTCGCCCGGCCATGACGCGTTTCAGCCCTTGCAGAATGGCCTCTTCGGTGTGAGTGTCCACGCTGGACAACGCGTCGTCGAGGATGAAGATCCGCGGTTCGCGAATGACCGCGCGGGCAATCGCGAGGCGCTGCTTCTGGCCGCCGGACAAGTTGACGCCGCGCTCGCCCAGCAATGTGTCGTACCCTTGCGGGAGTTGGCGCACCGTCTCCGTGAATTGGGCGACGTCGCAGGCCGCGTCCATGAGTTCACGGGGGGCGTCCGGGCGTCCGAAACAAAGGTTGTCGCGAATGCTGGCGGAAAAGAGAAATGTGTCCTGCGGCACGTAACCGAGCGCGTTCCGCACGGTTTTCAACGGATAGGCCTGAATCTCCTGTCCATCCAAAAGGATACGCCCCGATACGGGGTGGCATTCGCGCGCAAACAGGGCGGCAATGGTTGATTTGCCCGACCCGGTCGGCCCGACGATGGCCACGGTCTTTCCCGCCGGAATGTCGAAGTCAATGGCATCGAGGATCGGTCTTCCTTCATACGCGAAGGAGACCTTTTCAAAACGGACGCCGCCTTCCGTTATCGTGAGTTCGGGGCGCGTCCAGGGACCATCCGCAATGGACGGTTGTTCGGCAAGGATTTCGTTGATTCGGTTCATGCCCACGGCGCCCTGCTGGTACAGGGTCAAAATCCACCCGAATTCGGCCAGCGGCCACACGAGCATCAGCATGCAGACGATGAACCCCGTGAAGTCTTCGATGGTCAACTGTCCGCCAATTACCATGACGCCTCCACGCCAGAGCACAAGCAGAATCATCAGGGCGACGGTCAGCCCTATCATCGGCCATGCCAGCGACATGACCCCCGCCAGCCGCATATTCTCGCGCAGATACTTCATGCATTCGGATTGGAACGATTCCGCCTCGCGATCCTCGATGCCGTACGCCTGCACGACGCGCATGCCGGCCAGATTTTCCTGGGCGCGGGCGGTAACGGCGGCGTACTGGGCCTGCACGCGTTCGGATTGCCGGTGAATGAAGGAAATAAAGAGATAGACGAGCAGGGTGATCAGCGGAAGCGGGACAAGCGAAAGAAAAGTAAGCCAGGGACTCAGGTAAAGCATCAGGGCAAGGGCCATCGGCAACCGGACCATGTCAATCGCGCCCATGATGCCGGGGCCGAGAAACATCCGCACATAATTGAGATCGTTGGTGGCGCGCGCCATGATGTCGCCTGTGGGCGTCCGGTTGAAGAAGTCGCGCGAAAGCGTTTGTACGTGCGCGAAGAAGGCGTTGCGAAGATCGTATTCGCATTTGCGCGAAGCGCCGATAATCAGCGTCCGCTCGAAAAACCGTGCAATGCCGGTAATCAGGGACATGGCCAGCAGCGCAAAGAAAAAAAACACCAGGCGTCGCTGCGTCATCGTGCCGGCCTGAAATTCCGCGACGACGAGCCGAAGAACCACCGGCATCGCCAACCCGACACCGACAAAAACCAAAGCCAGCAACAATCCCGCGACATAAATGCGCCAATAGGGGCGCGTGTAACGCAGAATTGAGCGGATCGGCGCCGGGAGGGGCGTGGGCGTGACGTGTCGGGGCGGCAGCATCGGGCCGGGGCTAGACTTCGTCGGGCATGGGCATGATGCCCCGGACAAGATCAATAAGGTCTTCCGGACGGAATGGTTTCATCAGATAGCCGTCCGCGAATACGTCCTGGATACGGGCGCCATAGCGTTCTATGGGCTTGGCGGTCACAAAATAGACCTTGATGCCGGCCAATCCCGGATCGTTCTTGAGGCGGCGGCACGTCTCCCATCCGTCCAATCCCGGCATTGCGATGTCGAGCAGGATCAACTGATACTGCCGAGAGGCGGCCATTGCCAGCGCTTCCTGGCCCGATGTGCAGGAATCCACGGCGTATCCCTCGGTCTGGAGGCAGCGCGAAATGAAAATGATGACCTCGGGATCGTCGTCCACGCAGAGGATCTTGTTTCCCAGATGTTTCGGTTCCGGGGGGCGCGCGCCGGAGGTTTTTTGGCTCATGGCGTTTTGGATTGCGCTCAACAGGCCGCTTTTGCGAAATCCGCCGTTCAAATGCGCCGCCACGCGAGTGTGATACCGGTTGTGCAATTCGGGATCGTTGGCCAGAAGGATCACCGGCAGGGCGCCGGCTACGGGATCGGCAAGGATCCGTTCGAGCGCGTCCGCGCCCTCGTCCATGCCGTCGGCATCCACCATGATGCAATCGGGGTGGTGGCGCTCGACCAGTTGCAGGCAGTGGTCCGTCTGGGCGGCATGGACGACATCCATGCCCTCCGAAATCAAAAAGTCGCGGATCTGCAAATTGAGACCGCGATCCTGGGTGAGGAGCGCCATCAGGAGATGGGTCTGGGCCGGAAGCAGCATTTCGTCCGACAAGGTTCCCTGCGCGTACTGGGAAGGCTTGTAAAGGGGCAGCGCAAACCGGAAAACACTGCCCTTGCCCAATTCGCTTGTGACCGTAATCCGGCTGCCGTGGAGGCGCACGATGTCCTGCGCGATGGACAGGCCGATGCCGGTTCCGCCGTATTTGCGGGTGGACGACCCGTCGTACTGGTAAAACCGCGTGAACACCTTGTCCAGCGCCTCGGGAGGGATACCGATGCCCGTGTCGCTGACAATTGCCTCGACGGAATCCTCCCGGACGTGAATTTCGACTGTGACGCAGCCTCCCTGATGGTTGAACTTCACGGCGTTCGACAAGAGATTGTTGAACACTTGGCCCATCTTGCCCTTGTCGCCTTCGACCATGACCTTTTCATGGGGCGCGACCAGTTCCACGCGAATGGATCGGCTGTCGGCGACGGGCTGCACATTTTGAATGCTGGCGCGCGCGCATTCGACCAAATCGAACATGTCGAACACGAGTTTCTCGGTGCCGCGATGCAGGCGCGAAAAGTCGAGCAGGTTTTCGATGAGCGTCACAAGTTTTTCGACATTGCGCAGAATGATTCCCAGGTATTCGCGCTGGGTGTCGTTGATGGCCCCGACCTTGCCGTTGTACAACATGTCCGTGTAACCCATCACGGCGACCAGCGGCGTCCGAAGTTCGTGGGAGACGTTCGAGAGGAGATTGGTCTTCATCTCGTCGAGCGTCTTGAGTTCCTCGTTTACCTCGTGCAATTTCTCCCGGGCGCGCGTCACTTCGTCGAGGGATTGTTGCAGATTGTCCAGCAGGCGGGCGTTGCGTAGGGCAATCGCGATATGGGGACCCATTTCCTCGAGCACGTCCATGTCGTGCTTGCTGAATGCGAAAGCATGGTTCGACGCGAGATCCAGCGTGCCGATAATCCGCCCCGTCGCATAAAGCGGGACGCAAAGGCAACTGCGCGTGTCGGGTGGGAATTCCGAAGTGAATTCCGACGTCTGCTCGTTCATGTCGTCTTGGAAAAGACTCTTTCGGTGGCGGACGACCCAGGCCGCCACGCTGGGCGCGGTCGCCGGCGCGGCCTCCAGTTCGCGTTGTTCGGGCCATAACAGGCGTTTTTCGAAACTCTCGCCCTTTTCATTCAACAAGGAA of the Candidatus Hydrogenedentota bacterium genome contains:
- a CDS encoding ABC transporter ATP-binding protein; translation: MSEGYHIGDELETRPYDAGLMRRLLGYARPYRRLLILATMLLLLTALLGSIVPWLNWKAIAWYINSPERLALSHSGDAVTAPAAFPELAAREAHDRSRLLLLIAATALLLLVEAAAHYGQMLIVAHVGQRAMLRMRMDVFTHLNRMSLRFMDRNPLGRLITRVTNDVEKLQETIVSGVVQVVSDLFVFFVVLGFMAWNNWQLTIIALAPLPAVFVSSAVFRKYAQASYLEIRKRIARLNAHMQESIGGMRIVQAFVREKARFDEYDRRNKDHRDEWLRQIRYYAYYFPVVDFLGTLSLALIVLYGGSQILAAQQLLGGPADIGMFFAYVQWSERLYGPIRALADRYNLLLEAMASSERVFGLLDTPEDLIDKPGAMTIDRIEGRVEFDRVWFAYDDNQWVLKDINLAIAPGERLAIVGHTGAGKTTFTNLLSRFYDVQRGRVLIDGLDVRDYARIPLRRQIGVVLQDVFLFSGSIAHNIRLGNPDIDDARIRACADYVNAAPFIEKLPGGYEYNVGERGCNLSTGQRQLLAFARALAHDPRILVLDEATSNVDTETEALIQDAIAKLMQNRTCIVIAHRLSTIQHAGRIAVMHHGEIREIGSHQELLARRGLYYTLYRLQYT
- a CDS encoding ABC transporter ATP-binding protein is translated as MLPPRHVTPTPLPAPIRSILRYTRPYWRIYVAGLLLALVFVGVGLAMPVVLRLVVAEFQAGTMTQRRLVFFFFALLAMSLITGIARFFERTLIIGASRKCEYDLRNAFFAHVQTLSRDFFNRTPTGDIMARATNDLNYVRMFLGPGIMGAIDMVRLPMALALMLYLSPWLTFLSLVPLPLITLLVYLFISFIHRQSERVQAQYAAVTARAQENLAGMRVVQAYGIEDREAESFQSECMKYLRENMRLAGVMSLAWPMIGLTVALMILLVLWRGGVMVIGGQLTIEDFTGFIVCMLMLVWPLAEFGWILTLYQQGAVGMNRINEILAEQPSIADGPWTRPELTITEGGVRFEKVSFAYEGRPILDAIDFDIPAGKTVAIVGPTGSGKSTIAALFARECHPVSGRILLDGQEIQAYPLKTVRNALGYVPQDTFLFSASIRDNLCFGRPDAPRELMDAACDVAQFTETVRQLPQGYDTLLGERGVNLSGGQKQRLAIARAVIREPRIFILDDALSSVDTHTEEAILQGLKRVMAGRTSLIISHRISTIRHADLILVIDGGRIVERGTHGDLASRGGLYARMYEHQLLEEELEKA
- a CDS encoding ATP-binding protein — protein: MRWSQRRGGIERKILTPIIWVGIIPITIALIVGYGVTHEGQRKAVQRTLSTAAQTTARGLVLALESRLRTVRSLAHDPEIVAALATRAGVEPETADKLLQRLKIEARNAGDGPSVYSLYDASGQLVFSTEQAPESDLSHPEWREMFSQAAFVGELFRYSPERNRYEARCVAPVVNPVTNDRVGFLCEDQGVSALMDFTFGHAGRRQDDEFGTDGYQMARVGENGGVLMSYLDLNAMPPLKTEGAAPRLQQRLAAPDAPESGVMRVMNYKAHGKTQSVLLAFHRLQGREASYREYIVVYRPAVEVFANINAWAIYSIVGAVLIIGLFCIIAYRNVHNNIVRPVMLLNEGAQIIRQGDLELKLKIGTGDEIEELASSFNKMAQALNQNISQLEESEEKYRTLITSMRDGIYQTDADGNLTFINPAGAEIFGFNSFTEALGLNLRELFLEEIDLARMARELSIKHFIERTRVWMKCKDGRSICIELSGNRITDEDGNFAGAEGIFRDVTASVRLEQQARERSERISAINQIANVINSSLEAGRLHESLIVELKKIVNFEYAAVSLLNEKGESFEKRLLWPEQRELEAAPATAPSVAAWVVRHRKSLFQDDMNEQTSEFTSEFPPDTRSCLCVPLYATGRIIGTLDLASNHAFAFSKHDMDVLEEMGPHIAIALRNARLLDNLQQSLDEVTRAREKLHEVNEELKTLDEMKTNLLSNVSHELRTPLVAVMGYTDMLYNGKVGAINDTQREYLGIILRNVEKLVTLIENLLDFSRLHRGTEKLVFDMFDLVECARASIQNVQPVADSRSIRVELVAPHEKVMVEGDKGKMGQVFNNLLSNAVKFNHQGGCVTVEIHVREDSVEAIVSDTGIGIPPEALDKVFTRFYQYDGSSTRKYGGTGIGLSIAQDIVRLHGSRITVTSELGKGSVFRFALPLYKPSQYAQGTLSDEMLLPAQTHLLMALLTQDRGLNLQIRDFLISEGMDVVHAAQTDHCLQLVERHHPDCIMVDADGMDEGADALERILADPVAGALPVILLANDPELHNRYHTRVAAHLNGGFRKSGLLSAIQNAMSQKTSGARPPEPKHLGNKILCVDDDPEVIIFISRCLQTEGYAVDSCTSGQEALAMAASRQYQLILLDIAMPGLDGWETCRRLKNDPGLAGIKVYFVTAKPIERYGARIQDVFADGYLMKPFRPEDLIDLVRGIMPMPDEV